A genome region from Bacillota bacterium includes the following:
- a CDS encoding extracellular solute-binding protein, which yields MVKIFSKILTAGLVLALLLNVTGCAPKQKDKDSGGGEISETSSQTSSTVAKTDSSGIPEKYKPDPNKQYTFSWTSYQMAPLDSDPYILRYFEEKFNVKFDLWYIDMSKYAELIALRVASGEVPDLFRIQPATNFLNYYEQNILMEIPRDVLEYYAPEMVAHYKELIGPDVFTKYYNFDGGLYGIPVIQHKNIYRKPVLYRGDWLKNVGMEKEPDTIEEFEKAMYAFAHEDPDRNGKKDTYGLSKEGMSVVYGAYGYQPNIWTEKDGRLVFGGIQPEMKEALGLLRKWYADKVLDPEFVTGEKVGSLLGVPFIQGRIGFTCAGAFHNWVPSFPGRMDVSPSRAEMAKLNPKAVEELVFGKPPAGPNGARGVLRDKFFGDLVYSFGKQLEKEPDKFSRLLQVINDIHFVSLEENATAYYGMEGRDWKLNEYGTVDPVNPNWKALEASKKGGHIVLQCFNYGPMDFKPSPVFTEWMDKHYFREYGMMDALINPLPSISKYKAELDKLREEAYTQIITGDKPLEYFDEYVQKWKKAGGEILEKEANSEK from the coding sequence ATGGTGAAGATTTTTTCAAAAATTCTAACTGCAGGTCTGGTTTTGGCATTATTGCTGAATGTCACAGGATGCGCGCCAAAACAAAAAGACAAGGATTCCGGAGGGGGTGAAATTTCCGAAACAAGTAGCCAGACAAGCAGTACGGTAGCCAAAACAGACTCTTCTGGCATTCCGGAAAAGTATAAGCCTGATCCGAACAAGCAATATACTTTTAGCTGGACATCATATCAGATGGCACCTCTGGACAGCGATCCTTATATCCTTAGGTACTTTGAGGAGAAATTCAATGTGAAATTTGATTTATGGTACATCGATATGTCAAAATATGCGGAGCTTATTGCTCTTAGAGTAGCCAGCGGAGAGGTCCCGGACCTTTTCAGGATACAACCGGCTACAAACTTCCTTAATTATTATGAACAGAATATATTAATGGAGATTCCCAGGGATGTACTTGAATATTATGCACCTGAAATGGTTGCACATTACAAGGAATTAATCGGACCTGACGTATTTACCAAATACTATAATTTTGACGGGGGACTTTATGGCATACCTGTAATACAGCATAAGAATATTTATAGGAAGCCGGTTCTTTATCGTGGCGACTGGCTAAAAAATGTAGGAATGGAAAAGGAGCCCGACACAATTGAAGAATTTGAAAAAGCCATGTATGCTTTTGCTCACGAGGACCCCGATAGGAACGGTAAAAAAGATACCTATGGTTTGTCAAAGGAAGGTATGAGTGTGGTGTACGGTGCTTACGGATACCAGCCGAATATCTGGACGGAAAAGGATGGAAGGCTGGTTTTTGGAGGAATACAGCCGGAAATGAAGGAAGCCCTTGGACTTCTCCGCAAATGGTATGCAGACAAGGTCCTTGACCCTGAATTCGTTACAGGTGAAAAGGTAGGAAGCCTGCTAGGTGTTCCATTTATACAGGGGAGGATAGGCTTTACCTGTGCAGGTGCATTTCATAACTGGGTACCGTCATTTCCGGGAAGAATGGATGTTTCACCTTCAAGAGCAGAAATGGCTAAACTGAATCCTAAAGCTGTTGAAGAACTGGTATTTGGAAAGCCGCCGGCAGGACCGAATGGAGCACGAGGGGTTCTACGTGATAAATTCTTTGGTGACCTTGTATACTCCTTTGGAAAACAATTGGAAAAAGAACCAGACAAATTTTCGCGGCTATTGCAGGTTATCAATGACATCCACTTCGTCAGCCTTGAGGAAAATGCTACAGCATATTATGGAATGGAAGGTAGGGACTGGAAATTAAATGAGTACGGGACTGTCGATCCTGTTAATCCGAATTGGAAAGCTCTGGAAGCTAGTAAGAAAGGAGGACATATAGTCCTTCAGTGCTTTAATTATGGGCCAATGGATTTCAAGCCGTCGCCTGTATTCACGGAATGGATGGATAAACATTATTTCAGGGAATATGGGATGATGGATGCACTTATAAATCCGCTGCCTTCCATATCAAAATACAAGGCAGAATTGGATAAATTGAGGGAAGAGGCTTATACGCAGATTATTACCGGTGATAAACCACTTGAATATTTTGATGAATATGTTCAAAAGTGGAAAAAGGCTGGTGGTGAAATCCTTGAAAAAGAAGCGAATTCTGAAAAATAG
- the melA gene encoding alpha-galactosidase — MKNPRIAFIGAGSYGFTFRLMVDILSFEALQDSEIVFMDIDRSRLDNLKIIIDEYLAKTGCSVRNIIYTLDLEKALEGCNFVINLVKIGLLGAVDSDMQIPKKYGLNQTIGDTSGIAGVFRGLRTMPFCEKMLKLIEKNSSQDVVVLNYTNPQAMLVMYAASVSKVPFIGLCHSVQGTTKTIAKYLDIPYDELDYDCAGINHMAWITKLERNGEDIYPLFRNLVKERGIYSSGKNDDDDVVAKLGPTRLDMLNRTGYMVTESSTHFAEYVPYYLRTRELADKYLVEIDKYSFFAKRKENNYKAILDKAVKHELPNYERSVEYGPQILNSLVTNIPCKVYANFINRGLITNLPEFSAVEVKSLVDRSGVHPCIYGDLPTQLAALNRMEINVHQLAVEAMLKHDRRYVYWALMMDPLTHSVLDIDQIENVVDELIKVHSEYLKGYLC; from the coding sequence ATGAAAAATCCCAGGATAGCATTTATCGGAGCTGGAAGCTATGGATTTACATTCAGACTCATGGTGGATATTTTAAGCTTTGAAGCTTTGCAGGATAGTGAAATAGTATTTATGGATATTGACAGGTCAAGACTTGACAATCTGAAGATAATCATTGATGAATACCTTGCAAAGACCGGATGTTCAGTCCGTAATATAATTTATACCCTTGACCTTGAGAAAGCACTTGAAGGATGCAATTTTGTCATCAATCTTGTTAAAATAGGACTATTAGGCGCGGTTGATTCGGACATGCAAATACCCAAGAAATACGGACTTAATCAGACAATAGGTGATACGTCGGGAATAGCGGGTGTTTTCCGGGGTTTAAGGACCATGCCGTTCTGTGAGAAAATGCTGAAGCTGATAGAAAAAAACAGTTCTCAGGATGTTGTTGTTTTAAACTATACAAACCCCCAGGCGATGCTTGTTATGTATGCCGCATCCGTGAGTAAAGTACCCTTTATAGGATTATGCCACAGTGTACAGGGAACTACAAAAACCATAGCGAAATATCTTGATATCCCATATGATGAACTGGACTATGATTGTGCAGGCATAAACCATATGGCATGGATTACAAAACTGGAAAGAAACGGTGAGGATATATACCCTCTTTTCAGAAACCTGGTAAAAGAGCGAGGTATTTATTCATCAGGAAAAAATGACGATGATGATGTGGTAGCAAAGCTGGGACCCACAAGACTCGATATGCTTAATAGAACCGGATATATGGTTACCGAATCCAGTACACATTTCGCGGAATATGTTCCATATTATCTGCGTACCCGGGAGCTGGCGGATAAGTATCTTGTAGAGATTGATAAATACAGTTTTTTTGCGAAGAGGAAAGAGAATAACTACAAAGCTATATTGGATAAGGCTGTAAAACATGAATTGCCAAACTATGAAAGAAGTGTGGAATATGGTCCACAAATCTTGAATTCCTTGGTAACTAATATTCCTTGCAAGGTGTATGCTAATTTTATAAACCGAGGACTTATTACTAATCTGCCGGAATTCAGTGCAGTTGAGGTAAAATCTCTTGTTGACAGGAGTGGGGTCCATCCATGCATCTATGGCGATTTGCCTACCCAGCTGGCAGCTTTGAACAGGATGGAAATCAATGTTCATCAACTTGCTGTTGAAGCCATGCTAAAGCATGACAGGCGCTATGTGTATTGGGCATTGATGATGGATCCGCTTACCCACAGTGTATTAGACATCGACCAGATTGAGAATGTTGTTGATGAACTTATAAAAGTTCATTCGGAGTACCTGAAGGGTTATTTGTGCTGA
- a CDS encoding sugar ABC transporter permease — protein sequence MTTVLSIEKGVKGLLENLENIVNRTNKTEAAYSLHNRGIFYKYFKYRYLFIMMLPGLLYYIIFHYAPLYGIQIAFKEYMFKKGIWNSPWIGLSVFKHVFNLPTFWQVFRNTLIISLYNLIFGFPAPILLAVLLNEIRLRGFKKVVQTLSYLPHFISWVILGGLFIQFLSPSIGPVNIALKALTLPPVFFLGDPKWFRFTLVITDIWKSVGWGSIVYIAAISGIIDSQLYEAGEMDGASRIQKIIHITIPSLAPVITIMLIFAIGRIVNDNFDQIFNLYNPAVYSVGDVISTYIYRIGLGGMQYNTATAVGLFKNVIAFIMIVLANSLAKKINEYGIW from the coding sequence ATGACTACCGTTTTGAGCATCGAAAAGGGGGTGAAAGGTTTGCTTGAAAATCTTGAAAATATAGTTAATAGAACTAATAAAACAGAAGCTGCTTATTCTCTACATAATAGAGGAATATTTTATAAATATTTCAAATACAGATATTTATTTATAATGATGCTTCCGGGTTTGCTTTATTACATTATTTTTCATTATGCCCCGCTTTATGGCATACAGATAGCTTTTAAGGAATACATGTTCAAAAAGGGAATATGGAACAGTCCATGGATTGGGTTGTCGGTTTTCAAACACGTATTTAATCTTCCGACTTTCTGGCAAGTATTCAGAAATACATTGATTATAAGCCTTTACAATTTAATTTTTGGATTTCCTGCACCCATACTTCTTGCAGTCCTTCTGAATGAAATAAGATTGCGTGGATTTAAAAAAGTCGTCCAGACATTAAGTTATTTGCCGCATTTCATTTCATGGGTAATCCTTGGGGGCCTTTTCATACAATTTTTATCGCCTTCCATCGGTCCGGTCAACATTGCTTTAAAAGCACTTACCCTGCCTCCTGTATTTTTCCTCGGTGACCCCAAATGGTTCAGATTTACGCTGGTGATTACGGATATATGGAAAAGTGTTGGATGGGGATCAATAGTATATATAGCTGCAATTAGCGGAATTATTGACTCTCAACTATATGAGGCCGGTGAAATGGATGGAGCCAGCAGAATTCAGAAAATAATACATATTACAATACCTTCACTGGCGCCGGTGATTACCATTATGTTGATATTTGCAATAGGAAGGATTGTAAATGACAATTTCGACCAGATATTTAACCTGTACAATCCCGCAGTTTACAGCGTAGGTGATGTTATCAGCACATATATATACCGTATAGGCCTAGGAGGCATGCAATATAACACAGCAACAGCCGTAGGACTATTTAAGAATGTTATAGCCTTTATAATGATAGTACTTGCCAACTCACTGGCTAAGAAAATAAACGAATATGGAATATGGTAG
- a CDS encoding aminopeptidase P family N-terminal domain-containing protein, with protein sequence MSITSTVESFKRKVEKVRKLASDKELDGIVVSSLPNFSWLTGGRGFVGLASETSCASIAITRDRILLIANNIEAGRLHDEELGGLSFDDAIYNWYDDIDIRELALQTLGIRNAAVDTELAGEFRSMRSTLDDVEIFRYKALGYEAANAVEDVCFLVRQGTTEYEIAGEVGKRLWSLGIEPITILVGSDWRLFKYRHPLPTSKSLDKYLMIAVCARRQGLYASLTRFVHFGKLPDDIKVKHSAVTKTDAAFILSTRPEMAVSDVFKLALEEYRRTGYADEWKLHHQGGLTGYMAREYRGTEKCLEIVKANQAFAWNPSISGTKSEDTIIVMEDENQILTYTGEYPYIEVVYEGKELKRPDILIR encoded by the coding sequence ATGAGTATAACCAGCACGGTGGAAAGTTTTAAAAGAAAAGTGGAAAAAGTGAGGAAACTGGCATCGGATAAAGAGCTTGACGGGATTGTCGTCAGCTCTTTACCCAATTTTTCATGGTTGACGGGTGGCAGAGGGTTTGTCGGACTTGCATCGGAGACATCCTGTGCGTCCATCGCAATTACCCGTGACAGGATACTGCTGATTGCTAACAATATTGAAGCCGGAAGGCTGCATGACGAAGAACTCGGGGGATTGAGCTTTGATGACGCTATATACAACTGGTACGATGATATCGACATCAGGGAGCTTGCTTTACAAACCCTCGGAATAAGGAATGCAGCAGTTGATACGGAGCTGGCCGGTGAATTCAGGAGTATGCGAAGCACCCTGGATGATGTTGAAATATTCAGGTATAAAGCGCTGGGGTATGAAGCGGCAAATGCTGTAGAGGATGTTTGCTTTTTAGTAAGACAGGGAACGACAGAGTATGAAATTGCCGGAGAAGTCGGAAAAAGACTCTGGTCGTTAGGAATAGAACCCATAACGATATTAGTCGGTTCGGACTGGAGACTGTTTAAATACAGGCATCCTCTGCCGACGAGCAAAAGTCTGGACAAGTACCTGATGATTGCCGTATGTGCAAGAAGGCAGGGGTTATATGCCTCACTGACAAGATTTGTCCACTTCGGCAAACTCCCTGACGATATCAAGGTAAAACACAGTGCAGTTACAAAAACGGATGCTGCATTTATATTAAGTACAAGGCCGGAAATGGCAGTTTCAGATGTTTTCAAACTGGCGCTCGAGGAGTACAGGCGAACCGGTTATGCCGACGAGTGGAAGCTGCATCACCAGGGAGGACTCACAGGATATATGGCCAGGGAATATCGTGGTACGGAAAAATGTCTGGAAATTGTAAAAGCGAACCAGGCATTTGCATGGAATCCTTCCATTTCAGGAACAAAATCGGAAGATACCATCATTGTAATGGAAGACGAAAATCAAATACTTACCTATACCGGTGAATATCCGTATATTGAGGTAGTATATGAAGGAAAGGAGCTTAAAAGACCGGACATATTGATAAGGTAA
- a CDS encoding RpiB/LacA/LacB family sugar-phosphate isomerase, which yields MKIAVGSDKSGFSLKEEVKKHLVSLGYEVEDLGMTDPDGFKPYYEVAPVVARKVQKGEVEKAVLICGTGAGMCIVANKFKGVYAVAVESSYSARMSKIINKANIITMGGWLIAPQQAIDMVNRWLEADFTEGFPADRRKFLCGALEEIKKLEEINFK from the coding sequence ATGAAGATTGCAGTAGGTTCCGATAAATCCGGTTTCAGTTTGAAGGAGGAGGTGAAAAAACATCTGGTTTCACTGGGGTATGAAGTTGAAGACCTGGGTATGACGGATCCCGATGGGTTCAAACCCTATTACGAGGTAGCACCCGTTGTGGCAAGGAAAGTCCAGAAGGGTGAAGTGGAAAAAGCCGTCTTGATTTGTGGAACCGGCGCGGGCATGTGCATCGTGGCGAATAAATTCAAAGGTGTCTATGCGGTGGCTGTTGAAAGCAGCTATTCAGCCAGGATGAGTAAAATTATCAACAAAGCCAACATCATTACGATGGGGGGCTGGCTTATTGCGCCTCAGCAGGCAATAGACATGGTGAACAGATGGCTTGAAGCGGATTTTACCGAGGGGTTCCCGGCGGACAGGCGAAAATTTCTCTGCGGCGCCCTTGAAGAAATAAAGAAACTGGAAGAAATAAATTTTAAATAG
- a CDS encoding class II fructose-bisphosphate aldolase family protein, translating into MKICNSKVLADDAARKGYAVPALNTNGATYDITRAIIEAAEELQSPLIIQCYEPNLEYRGYDFFTYLTRYLASDCTIPIAMQLDHGKSLESIMRAVKAGFTGVMIDYAGCPLEENIDGTNLVINLVRPLGISVEAEVGNIIKSSEAEGKKAPLTSPDEVKQFVENVDVDLLAVGIGTTHGIFKEQTGINVDHITEIRKVTDVPLVLHGTSGVSLETISKCVEKGMSKINFGEGLRMNYIQYFNEYSNSLNHEFHAWRIMQACKDHLKKDIKDIIRALGSDGRAQEIKI; encoded by the coding sequence ATGAAAATATGTAATTCAAAAGTGCTTGCCGATGATGCAGCCCGGAAAGGCTATGCAGTACCTGCTTTAAATACCAATGGGGCAACTTATGATATTACGAGGGCGATAATAGAAGCAGCTGAGGAACTGCAATCCCCCCTTATAATACAGTGTTATGAGCCCAACCTTGAATACCGCGGGTATGATTTTTTTACTTACCTGACACGTTATCTGGCTTCGGATTGTACAATCCCCATAGCCATGCAGCTTGACCACGGCAAGAGCCTCGAGTCGATCATGAGGGCTGTAAAAGCAGGATTTACAGGGGTTATGATCGATTATGCAGGCTGCCCGCTGGAAGAAAATATTGATGGTACAAATCTTGTGATAAATCTTGTTAGGCCTCTGGGTATAAGCGTTGAGGCAGAGGTAGGAAATATTATCAAGAGCTCAGAAGCGGAAGGTAAGAAGGCACCGCTGACAAGTCCGGATGAAGTAAAGCAGTTTGTGGAAAATGTCGATGTGGATTTGCTGGCTGTTGGAATAGGCACCACTCATGGAATTTTCAAGGAGCAGACCGGTATTAATGTCGACCATATAACCGAAATCAGGAAAGTAACGGATGTACCGCTGGTACTTCACGGAACAAGCGGCGTATCCCTTGAAACCATTTCGAAATGTGTGGAAAAAGGCATGAGCAAAATTAACTTCGGAGAAGGACTCAGGATGAACTACATTCAATATTTCAATGAGTATAGCAATTCCCTGAATCATGAATTCCATGCATGGAGAATCATGCAGGCCTGCAAGGATCATCTGAAAAAGGATATTAAGGACATCATACGCGCATTAGGCTCTGATGGAAGAGCACAGGAAATCAAAATATAA
- a CDS encoding carbohydrate ABC transporter permease → MYRTRRSSQDIIIDICIYLFIILFSISIIYPFLYVLSLSFSAPSVPFTEINIIPPEVSIINYQRVFKDKFIASGFRNSVIRLVTGCFFSMSVTILLAYPLSKKYLPNRTFWMALIVFTMYFSGGLIPNYLLVKNLGLINKVWALVLPRLVTTYHMIIVRNFFASIPETLEESARIDGAKDFRILFSIILPLSMPIIATLFLWTAVYHWNAWFDALMYITDPKKQVLQNVTRRIVIEAAFQEIDVEYMNPESFKAAATIITIMPILLVYPFIQKYFVKGIMVGSLKG, encoded by the coding sequence ATGTACAGAACAAGAAGAAGTTCTCAGGATATTATTATTGATATTTGTATATATTTGTTCATAATTTTATTTTCTATTTCAATAATATACCCTTTTTTATATGTGTTATCGTTATCCTTTTCCGCACCATCAGTTCCTTTCACCGAAATAAATATTATACCGCCGGAAGTCTCAATCATTAATTATCAGCGTGTGTTTAAGGACAAATTTATCGCTAGCGGATTCCGGAACAGTGTTATCAGGCTTGTAACCGGCTGTTTTTTTTCAATGAGTGTAACGATTCTTCTTGCGTATCCACTTTCAAAAAAGTACCTTCCGAACAGGACATTTTGGATGGCATTAATTGTATTCACCATGTATTTCAGCGGAGGTTTGATACCGAATTATTTACTGGTGAAAAACTTAGGGTTGATAAACAAGGTATGGGCATTAGTGCTTCCGCGCCTGGTTACTACATACCATATGATTATTGTAAGGAACTTTTTTGCGTCAATTCCGGAGACACTGGAGGAGTCAGCCAGGATAGACGGGGCAAAGGACTTCAGGATACTTTTCAGCATTATTCTGCCATTATCCATGCCCATCATTGCCACATTATTCTTGTGGACAGCCGTATATCACTGGAATGCCTGGTTTGACGCTCTGATGTATATTACTGATCCCAAAAAGCAGGTCCTCCAGAATGTGACAAGGCGTATTGTAATTGAAGCTGCTTTCCAGGAAATAGATGTAGAATACATGAATCCTGAATCATTTAAGGCTGCCGCTACAATCATTACAATAATGCCTATTCTCCTGGTATATCCGTTTATTCAGAAGTATTTTGTCAAAGGTATAATGGTTGGATCTCTTAAAGGATAA
- a CDS encoding AraC family transcriptional regulator, with protein MKLLKKFKGVYFKLMISFLAIVLVSTIFIGIFSYLTFSSNFNEFVFSLKDNQLENLGKMLEESIIKKAQQEFVNLAGPMQSSNYFIFFINNPLSGNYDKVLQFNKYLKERVLVSHGVLHSIDVYIADSDVMISSVYGLKFDVSRISRSSADLMWFYTINSSEDNVKWLGLSQKADSTYSRIGEVFSYVKTYPYDSSGRNCKGFIAIHINERAVYEIIRSYGFDSMNAIYIVTSDGSLISTTNRDQPAADKVLSSIGPFDFSGESGRFVNYVNKVRSIITYTSLSSTGWKIINILPVDVFYEKLRNILYQVFAICLLTMVVGIVLSGLFTFNIYNPLKILIENLKKIFHSSRISPVNTENEYVFLADAFSNMSLKVKNLEVILETNMSLIKHNLVLRLLNHTVNDYSEFRERMKLIGLKFNYSCYCTIIIQIDYFNSNISLQDSHYIRYSLIESIENYNMGSISCFATELSDDSLGIIVNSTPDSQDLYIALCNFLMSQEKIFPVKLVFYIGRVVENPVDLYQSFDTAKLLQKYLYFMPENRIFTEDILMVRENSSLEIPDKIIEKIIGALDSNNENELDSSLDELIHLMKSSNYSADHCQQKLIYLLSVLSRYMHYLPHKKKFIGRELFEQFSAINNIDDAGNWIRCIAAEVIKCTGRRSEFKSYEAVDQAIDYIRKNLNSDLSLQNVARKVFLSASYFSRLFKSKTGTDFADYVSNTRLEMARELLLKTNMSVETIAAETGFSSAGYFIKVFKRRYGMTPKSYKLKAINFRALEDSM; from the coding sequence ATGAAACTGTTGAAAAAGTTTAAAGGTGTATATTTCAAGCTTATGATTTCATTTTTGGCAATAGTATTGGTAAGCACGATTTTTATTGGAATATTCTCATATTTGACCTTTTCTTCCAATTTTAACGAATTTGTTTTTTCGCTTAAGGACAACCAACTGGAAAATCTAGGGAAAATGCTGGAAGAATCCATAATAAAGAAGGCGCAACAGGAATTTGTCAATCTGGCTGGTCCTATGCAGAGTTCCAACTACTTTATATTTTTTATTAACAATCCCTTGTCCGGCAACTATGATAAGGTACTTCAATTTAATAAATACCTTAAAGAAAGAGTACTTGTAAGCCATGGTGTCCTCCATTCAATCGACGTATATATTGCAGACAGCGATGTAATGATATCTTCGGTTTATGGCTTGAAATTTGATGTGTCCCGGATTTCACGCTCTTCTGCGGATTTAATGTGGTTTTATACTATTAACAGTTCCGAGGATAATGTCAAATGGCTGGGATTGTCTCAAAAAGCAGACAGTACATACAGTCGGATCGGAGAAGTTTTTTCATATGTAAAAACATATCCATATGATTCTTCCGGCCGTAATTGCAAAGGGTTTATCGCTATTCATATTAATGAAAGAGCAGTATATGAAATAATCAGGAGCTATGGCTTCGATTCCATGAACGCCATTTATATTGTTACATCGGACGGTTCTCTGATATCAACAACAAACAGAGACCAGCCGGCTGCGGATAAAGTGCTTTCCAGTATTGGCCCGTTTGATTTCTCCGGTGAGAGTGGAAGATTTGTTAACTATGTAAATAAGGTAAGAAGTATAATTACATACACATCACTTTCTTCTACAGGTTGGAAAATAATAAATATACTCCCTGTTGATGTGTTTTACGAAAAATTAAGAAATATACTATACCAGGTTTTTGCAATATGTCTTTTAACAATGGTTGTAGGAATTGTTTTGTCCGGTCTATTCACATTTAATATCTATAATCCTTTAAAAATCCTTATTGAGAATCTTAAGAAGATATTTCATAGTTCCAGGATATCTCCGGTTAACACGGAAAACGAATATGTATTTCTTGCTGATGCGTTCAGTAATATGTCATTAAAAGTAAAAAATCTTGAGGTTATACTGGAAACAAACATGAGTCTGATAAAACATAACCTGGTATTGAGGCTGCTTAATCATACTGTAAATGATTACAGCGAATTTAGAGAACGCATGAAATTGATAGGGCTGAAATTCAATTACTCATGCTATTGTACAATTATTATTCAAATTGACTATTTCAATTCAAATATTAGTTTGCAGGACAGTCATTATATCAGGTATTCTCTTATTGAAAGTATAGAAAATTATAATATGGGTTCAATTTCATGCTTTGCTACGGAATTAAGTGATGATAGCCTGGGGATTATTGTTAATTCTACACCCGATAGCCAGGATCTTTATATTGCATTATGCAATTTCCTGATGAGCCAGGAAAAGATTTTTCCTGTAAAGCTGGTTTTTTACATTGGTAGAGTGGTTGAAAATCCGGTTGATCTATACCAGTCTTTTGATACTGCAAAGTTACTTCAGAAATATTTGTATTTCATGCCGGAAAATAGAATTTTTACTGAAGATATTCTAATGGTTAGAGAGAACAGTTCACTGGAAATTCCTGATAAAATTATCGAGAAGATAATAGGTGCACTTGATTCAAATAATGAAAATGAACTGGACAGCTCTCTTGATGAACTGATTCATCTTATGAAGAGTAGCAACTATTCTGCTGATCATTGTCAACAAAAACTCATTTACTTGTTGTCGGTTTTGTCCAGATACATGCACTATTTGCCGCACAAAAAGAAGTTCATTGGCAGGGAACTATTTGAACAGTTTTCTGCAATTAATAATATAGACGATGCCGGGAATTGGATAAGGTGTATAGCGGCTGAAGTCATTAAGTGTACAGGAAGGAGAAGTGAGTTCAAAAGTTATGAGGCCGTAGATCAGGCAATAGATTATATACGGAAAAATCTTAATTCCGATCTCTCCCTGCAGAATGTAGCCCGGAAAGTCTTCCTGAGCGCATCTTATTTTAGCCGTCTCTTTAAGAGTAAAACCGGCACGGATTTCGCTGATTATGTTTCCAATACCCGTTTGGAAATGGCTAGGGAGCTTTTACTGAAAACTAATATGTCAGTGGAAACAATAGCGGCTGAAACAGGATTCAGCAGTGCCGGATACTTCATCAAAGTATTTAAACGGCGCTATGGGATGACCCCTAAAAGCTATAAACTAAAAGCTATAAACTTTAGAGCTTTAGAGGATTCCATGTAG
- a CDS encoding sulfite exporter TauE/SafE family protein: MTYIQIFLIFLLSGITQGALGFGFAIISVPLLTLILPIKIAAVVVLLLGFITNLQLVIRLRKHVDLKIVSTPVVFSIIGRLTGTYILINSAGDVLRVILGIFLVLLSIYFFRYSTKIKIHASFLNGSIAGSLSGLFGGMFNISGPPIVIYYISSINDKMKYAACMQITMTTSSVFSILIHILYGNIDWNVLTYVGTGLAAAIAGSLLGLYIFTKINKENLNKIIYIFLMLMGVILVIR, from the coding sequence ATGACATACATTCAAATATTTTTGATTTTTCTATTGTCCGGCATAACCCAAGGAGCTTTAGGTTTTGGTTTTGCTATAATTTCAGTTCCACTTCTTACATTGATTCTACCAATAAAAATTGCTGCCGTTGTAGTACTTTTGCTTGGTTTTATTACAAATCTGCAGCTTGTTATAAGGCTTAGAAAGCATGTGGATCTGAAGATTGTTTCTACTCCTGTTGTGTTTTCAATAATTGGAAGACTTACAGGAACTTACATTCTTATAAATTCTGCAGGAGACGTACTAAGAGTAATACTTGGTATTTTCCTTGTCTTGCTTTCAATTTATTTTTTCAGGTATAGTACAAAAATTAAAATACATGCTTCTTTTTTAAACGGGTCTATTGCAGGGTCCCTGAGCGGTTTGTTTGGTGGAATGTTCAATATTTCCGGTCCTCCAATAGTAATTTACTATATTTCAAGTATAAACGATAAAATGAAATATGCAGCCTGTATGCAGATAACGATGACAACAAGTTCAGTTTTTTCGATACTAATACACATATTATATGGTAATATTGACTGGAATGTTCTTACGTATGTTGGTACCGGTCTGGCAGCTGCAATTGCAGGAAGCCTTCTCGGTCTCTATATTTTTACAAAGATCAACAAGGAGAATCTGAATAAAATTATATACATTTTTCTTATGTTGATGGGAGTTATCCTTGTAATAAGGTAA